The Novipirellula aureliae genome segment AAGCTCTGGACTTTCCGTCAGCACTAAAGACATCGCTTCCTGATAAGAAAGCGGTTCACTTTGCGGCATCAGGTCGCCAGATACGACACCGTCGGTCAAGTCGACGCCAACGATCGCGACTAACCGTCGGAACGATTCGCGATAGTGGTTCTCTGCGGACAGCACGTCTAGCCTCGCTCGCTGAAGTGCAATACTCGACTTGCGAACTTGTGGCCGTGTTGCTTGGCCTTGGTTGTAAAGCTCGCGTGCAGTGACAGCACCGTCTTCCGCTGTCTTCAACAATTCTTTTCGCAGCTCGACGATTTCGTGAGCCGCTAACGCTCGGAAGAAATGAATGCGAACGTCATTGCACACGCGGAACTGTTGAGCCATCGCGAGGTGTTCGGAGATATGCGCACGACGCATGTACTTTTCACGACTCAATTTCAACTTCCCGGCCGTTACAAAACGCTGACTCACCGTCATGCCTTGAAACTCGCCCGGCGAATCCTTGTCGCCTTCGACATCAACTCCGATCTGTTCGCCGATGTAGTTCAGGATCGGGTTGGGGTACAAACCAGCCTGCAATGCCTTCGCAGTCTGTGCTGAAATCTGCAGTCGAGCTTGACGGATTGTGGGATTGTTCTGAGCCGCCAGCGTCAGGAAATCATCTAGTCTGTAACCTTGGACCTCTTTTTCCATGGGGAACACTTCCGCGATCATTTCGCCGGCGACGTGAACCGGAACTGGCGTGCCGCCGTAGTCGCTGCCGTCAATGCGAACACCCGGAAACAGTGGCCCGCTTGGATCGAGCTGATCTAAACCATAGGGCGCTACCGGAACCGGTGGTGGAGGCGTGTATGTGCGACCGACCGGCGAAGCCGGGCTGCCCATCGAAGGCATTTGGGCACTGGCGGCGGTACAAAACATTCCGGCAGTCGCAATGACTGTAAGTCCAGACTTGAACAAAAACGATCGCACTGAAATCACTCCTTTGATCTGAGCAGCGGCATGTCGGCTTGCCTTTTAGATCGGCAAGATACCTGCGAGGGGTATACTTTGCAGCGGACTTTCTCGAACTCATTTGCGGGAAGGGGTTCCAGTTGTACGGTCTACCGAGCCTATGCGCTGGTCGCAAATCGACCAACCGGAACTATGTGAGCTTGGCTGCCCGCAATCTCAATGCATTCGCAATCACCGACACACTGCTAAAACTCATCGCCGCCGCTGCAATCATGGGGCTGAGCAACACACCGAAGATCGGATACAGCAACCCGGCCGCGACCGGAATTCCCAAAGCGTTGTAGATGAAGGCGAAGAACAGATTCTGTCGAATGTTGCTCATCGTTTTACGGCTCAAAATCGCCGCCGCAGCCACTCCACGCAGATCGCCGCCGACGAGTGTGACACCAGCGGACTCAATCGCAACGCCTGTCCCCGTGCCCATGGCAATACCAACGTTCGCTTCGGCGAGTGCAGGAGCGTCGTTGATCCCATCGCCACACATCGCAACTGTCTTGCCTTGCTTCTTCAGCTCACGAACGAAGTCATGCTTTTCCTCGGGCGAAACCCCAGCATGAAACTCGTCGATGCCAAGTTTCGATGCGACGGCTTTCGCAGTCGGCTCGGCATCACCGGTCAACATCACGACTTTCAATCCCAGTTCATGCAATGTCGTTAGCGCTGCCGAAGTGCTCTCCTTGATCGGGTCAGTAATCGCGAGAATTGCCGCCAACCTTTTGTCGATCGCCACGAACACAACCGTCGCACCCTCGGCCTGATGCGATCCTGCTTTCTCTCGTCCTGCATCGACGCCCTCGATGCCTTGTTCGCCCAACAAGTCAGCTTTGCCGATCAAGACATCATGATCATCGACGCGAGCGCGAACGCCACCACCGGTGATACTGTTGAATTCACTTGCCTCCACAAGCTGCAACTCATCCGCCTTCGCTCGGCGAACGACCGCCTGAGCCAACGGATGCTCGCTCTGCGCTTCGACCGCCGCAGCCAACGTCAACACATCGTTCTCATTCCAGTCACCAAACGTCTCGACGCCCGTCACTTCCGGTCGTCCCTGGGTCAGTGTGCCGGTCTTGTCGACGACGATCGTGTCAACCTTCTCCATGACTTCGAGGACTTCCGCGTTCTTAATCAATACGCCTTCCTTGGCACCGCGGCCAACGCCGACCATCACCGACATCGGCGTTGCCAGCCCCAACGCACACGGGCAAGCAATGATCAACACTGCAACGGCCGCTACGAACGCATGAGCCAGTTGCGGCTCCGGACCAAACATAGCCCATCCGATGAACGCGAGAATCGAACAAACGATCACCGCCGGCACAAAGTATCGAGCGACCCCATCGACAAGTTTCTGAATCGGGGCGCGACTTCGCTGAGCGTCGGCAACCATTTGCACGATACGGTTCAGAACCGTATCCCCGCCAACACCGATGGCCTCCATCACGAGCGCACCGGTCTGGTTCAATGTCCCGCCCGTGATCTCGTCGCCTTCCACTTTCTTCACCGGCATCGGCTCGCCCGTCAACATTGACTCATCGACGCTGCTCGACCCGCTAAGAACTTTCCCATCGACCGGAACTTTCTCACCAGGACGAACTCGCAACCGATCGCCCTTGTGGATTGAATCGAGCGAGACGTCTTCCTCGCCATCGTCTGTGATTCGATGTGCCGTCTCGGGAGCAAGCTTCATGAGTTCGCGAATCGCTCCGCCCGTCTGCTGGCGTGCTCGCAGTTCCAACACTTGCCCAAGCAGCACCAACGTAATGATCACTGCTGCCGCTTCAAAATACAGAGGCGGGACACCATTCTCGAAGAAGGCTTCTGGGATCACACCCGGAAGCAAAACGACGACCAAACTGAACAGATAGGCCGCCAACGTTCCCACGGCAATCAACGAGAACATGTTTAGGTTCATCGTGCGAAACGACTTGGCTCCACGAACCAACAATGGCCATCCACACCAGAACACAACCGGCGTCGCAAGAGCCAACTGCAACCAGCCAAAGACGCTTTGACTCATCCAATCCGCGATCCGCAAACCCACCATCGGCCCCATCGCGATCACGAGCAATGGCACCGACAACGCAACGCCAACCCAAAAGCGACGTTTCATGTCGGCGTACTGTTTATCTTCACCCTCGTCATCCATCGAGACGACCTTCGGCTCCAAGTCCATCCCGCAAATCGGACAATCGCCTGGCCCAACCTGCTCGATTTCAGGGTGCATCGGGCAGGTGTAAATAGCATCTGGGTCCGCCGGCGAATCGCTCGCCTTGGTCGATGAGTGACCACCGCAGCACGAGGACTTGTTCGAGGTTTCCCGAATCTGTACCGCTGCGTCTCCACCGCAACAAGACGAACCGCTCGATGCCTCTCTCTGTGATCGCTTTGCCAGCACCCCAACTGGATCATCTTGGAACTTTTTCAAGCATCCATTGCTGCAAAAAACGTAATTCTCGCCGTCATACTCGGTCGATCGTGGGCTATCCGCCGGAACAGTCATTCCACAAACCGGGTCGATCTTTGTCGGCGTAGCGGCAACGGGCAGCGATGTCTTGTGCTTTTCGGCGTGGTCCATGATTTCTCCAGTCGGTCAAAAAGTCATTCTCTAATATACCCCATAGTGGTATGCAAGTTGCATACCGCTAAGGTAGCGGCAACGGGGCCGTATTAGCAAAATTCCAAAGGAGAAACGAATGAGTACTGCAACCGCATCCATGAAAGAGTGCATCGAAAACTGCCATGAGTGCCAAACGACCTGTGCTGACATGCTGACCAGGCACTGTTTGTCCGAAGGCGCCGATCACGTCGAGCAGACGCACGTCAAACTGATGCTCGATTGCACCGCCGCCTGTGCGGCCTGCGTCGACTTCATGAGTCGCAACAGCGACAACCACGCACTCTATTGCCGGGCCTGCGCGGAAATCTGCAAAGCGTGTGCAGATAGCTGCGAAAAGGTCGGCAACATGGACAAGTGCGTTGAGTGCTGCCGCAAGTGCCAAGAAAGCTGCTCGTCAATGGCCGGTTGATGTGAACGGCCACGGTCCACGCCACTCCTGGATGCTGATGGATGAGGAAGCAAACTCGCACGTGATGAAGCACGCTATTCGCCATATTGACTGCGTTGAAAGTGAAGTCATTCCAAAGGAGTTTGACATGATTTTTGCGCGAACCGATGCGGTGTGTTTTCCCAAGTCATTTTACATAATTGGGTAGCGGATCGGTTGTTCCATGATTTCTACACCAAGTTCGCCGAACGTCGATTACCTCAAATTGAATTGCCAGACGTTGGATGATTGGCTGGGAAGGACATGGCAATCAGACGATCTGCATCGAGCCTTTGCATCGGGTGTTCTGGATGGAGCAAGAGATGCACTTCTGCTTCACAATAGCGAGAAAACCACCGCCTACGCGTTTTGGCTTGAGGCGGTCAATACCGCGATCACAAACTGGAGATTCGCGGACACCGATGATGACGCGAAGGATTTTCCGATTTCGGCGATTTGCGGAGTTTTGGAGAACGAACCAGCGGCCGAATCTCGATCGACATTATTCCACGGGTTTTCGATGTCATTTGTTCACTTGATGCAGCATGGCTCGCTTGGCGTTTTCTCCAGTGTTCACCATATCATCGGCGAAATGATTGATGGGCGCTCGCAGCATTCGGAACCACGACAACAGCGTATGGCGATTTCAAACGAAACCGACGCTCCGGCCTGCTTCGGAATAGTACAGAGCTGAACACTATCCGCCCTAACTCTTTCTCCATAAGAAGAAGACTGTTGATTGAAGAATCACAGCCCGATTTCTGGTGGTAACGAAATAGAACATCGTTGATCGCCAAGCTCTTCTCCGAACCTTGAAGCTGGACAATCTTCCGAAGTCGTCGTTCGAGCAAAATGTCGCAAAATTCTTCGGCCTCTTTTGATTCGAGCCACTCGACAAGCTTCTCGGGAAGCCGACGGATGTTTGCCACGTGATAGCAAACCGTCGCTTCCGATACCCCCAGCCGATCGGCGGCCGATCGCATGCTCAATCCCTCGACGGAAACCAGTATCTCTGTTCTTCGTGCCTTCCGGAAAACTTTCCTAAGCCGTCCCTTTCGCGAGCATTTTCTGTTAACCTGCTGGTTTATTGACGGACGCGGCAATTCGTGTTTTCCCGAGAGAAGGGCATTCTGGAAAGAAAACCGAAAAGTTGCGTTGGACGTCGTCTCGGGGAGTATCTTTGCCCAGCTACGCAACACTTTCATGCGTGAGCTGACAAAGGACACATCTGAGGTGATAGCCTGCCTTCGTATTGCCTCGTCCAGGCTAACTCAAAAGCACTAAAATCATCTAAATTGAAGCCGAAAACGTGGCATATATGGTGAGGAGAACTTAGCTCTTCCATATTGTGATTCACGGCATCTAAATGGCCGCCGTTTATGCGCCAGATACTTGAGGGCCTTTAGCTTGAACGAAACAAACTTGCAGCTTCGAGAACTTAGGTAAACAGAAAATTGACTGACAATCTTTCAGATATCGAGTTCGTGAGGCAAATGCTGCGACGTCCAGAGCGGCATCTCGATCGCTTGACGGTCGAGTTTCGTTGGGAGGTAACGCGGCGGCATCCAGTGTATCTCCAACTCTGGCAGGTCCATCAAGCATCGCAGGAAATGTCACCGCCAGGCTCATGGCAAGAGCTACGGCAAATCGAAGACGTCATCAGTGCATGCAATGCGATTCGTGTTGTTTCCGAGCCAGTTGACCCGGCGCTGTCCTTTGCGGAATTGTCGGCGATGGACCCCAGTGGCCTGTTTCATTGCAACGCATTGCAGCCAATCACAGTAAAGATGATGCTCGGGTTGATCGGAAAACACCTTTCGTCCGATTCGCTTCGTCAAGTTGCCCAGAGTTTCACTCGTCTCGCGGATGGCAAGGATGGCGCACTTGACACGAACGAAGCATTAATTGCGTTTGCAGAGATTATCAATTCGGTGGAACCAGAAATGGAGGCGGTTATGCCGGGACCGTTCTATGTTGTGAGCCCAGTCGCTCCACGAGAACAATGGCAAGAAGATATGGCGCGGTGCCAGAACTATTGGCGAGAGCAACTCAATCTTGAACCTAGCCGAGACCGTCCACGTGACTATTCCAACTATCTTCGAGCGTGGGATTTGAGTGAGGGATTCGGTGGAGGGCGATACAATCGTGATGGTGCAAAGTCGTTCGCCGAAGTCGGGCGTGTGCTGAGTAAGGACGAATCCACGATCAGAAGGTGGTACCACCGAGCATTCTTCCTGATCACCGGACACGAATTCTCAAACGAGAACTGGCATTCTGTCATGGGATTCCAACAGCTATCTGGGTTCATGGGGCTGACCATCAGTCCTGTGTGCCGCGAAAGACTAAAGCGAGCCAATTCGCAGCAGCACGATGTCGATTTCTCGACGGTGCAGCAGGATGCAGATTTTCTCGATACGGCAACAGCACCACTACCGGCAGCGGATCTTAGAGTGATTTGCGCACGCATCTGTCAGCTCATCGAAGACGGGCTCACCGATGGGGAAATCATCGACCAAGTTGAAATTGAATTCGGCCCGCAGCAGGACCTTGATGAAGCTGAAATTTGTAATGCCATCAACTACCTGCGTTCGCGAGACGATGTCCGAAGAGACTACTTGGGCGAACTCTGAAAAATAGCTTTCGGCTTAAGTGACGGTCGGCAGAGAGTAAGGAATCCACGTTGTTTCCTTGCTCCAGGTCGTGGCATGAACGACCAACGATTCAGAACGATCTGATTCGATGTCAATTGCAAGCAATTCAGACCGCCCAGAAGGCTGCCTGTCTCCAAAAGAGTTCGCCAGACGCGCTTTCGTCAGCAAGTCCACCGTTGATCGGTATCTCAATCAAGGACTGCTTACCAAGGTCCAGCGCAAGAAGGGCTACCGCGTTTGGATTCCCGAACGCGAACTCTACTCTGCGAATTTCGGCACCCCATTCCAACCTTTACCGGATTCGGATGCACGCGATCCAGACGGCATTCCCGAGGAGGAAGCCGCCAATCCGCTGCCGGGCAAAATTCCGGCGTGGATGAATCCTTGCGCAACACTAACGAAGGAGGTAGCAATGCCTAAACATAAATCAAAGGGCGACGAGCCCGAAAAATATCCATGCCAGTTTTTCGACTGGCCGATTTACCAGCGTTCAAGCGGCGTTTGGTATGCGGATGGCCGTTCCAATGGAGCCAGTCTGAAACGAACGTCGCTTGGAACCAAAGATCGAGATGAGGCGATTGCCAATCTCCATCAACTTGATCGTATCCAGGCCGAAAACTTGGGACTAGTACCGCGAACGAGATCAAATCCTGCCGACAAACGCTTGGCCCTGTCGGCTGGTCGCAAACTCTTCGACGCCCACAACGCACGTCCGATCTTGGTCGGAGGCACGAAACCCAGTACGCGGAAGCGATATCGGGCGATTCTCGACAAATTCTTGGAATTTGCTCCATCGGAACGCATTTCAGAATGGAATCAGGTTACCGAAAGAACCCTAGCGGAGTATGCCAAGCACCTCGACGATTTAGGCTACGCGCGAAAGACGATCTATGGAGAGTTGAATTTGCTCAAAACGGCATTCAAATGGCTTTGCAGGGAAGGGCACATCGACCGGAAGCCGTTGAAGTTGAAACTACGCAAAGCAGAATGCGAGCGTGCCTACTGCTATACCAGCGAAGAGGTCAACTCGATGCTTCAACATTGCGCAAACTCGACAGATCTAGGCTGGCTATACAGTGTCATTGTCGCCCTCGCATGCACAGGCCTGCGTATCAGTGAACTTGCATCTCTCAAATGGTCCGACATTCGTTTCAGCGACCGTACCTTGACGATCGCCGATGAAAGCGGATTCTCTGGTCAGCGCGCAAACGACCGTCGTACCACAAAGAGTAGTCGGAGTCGGCACATCCCACTCCGAACCGAATTGCAAGTGCTGCTCCAGTCGCTACCGCAAACCGATACGTATGTGTTCCGGGGGCCGCGAGGTGGCCGACTCAAACCGGACACTGTTCGCAACATTCTGGTGCGAGAAGTAATTGAAAAACTCTCACCGCGTTTCCCTAAAAAATTCGCTGGCCAACGAAGCTTCGAGGACGGCCGACTGCACAGTCTGCGACACTATTTTTGCAGCGTCTGCGCCAACACAGCCATCCCTGAACGTATTGTGATGGAATGGCTTGGTCACGCCGACAGTGAGATGGTTCGTCATTATTATCATCTCAGCGACGAGGAGTCGCGTCGAAAGATGGATCAGTTGCCGCCGATTGGGATCGAACCCAACACATCCGAAATCGAGAAAGATAAAGGCGAAGGTGACAACCTTGCAGAAGCGAACTGAGCAAGCCAAATCGGCTTCAAGACAACGATCTTGGCACACCTGTGGCACACCGCGGTGTGCCAAGAAAAAACACCCCCAAAAACACGGGGTTTTTGAGGGTGTTTTGACAGAAGCGGAGGACACGGGACTCGAACCCGCAACCCCTTACGGGGCAATTGATTTCGAATCAACCTGCTTGCCAATTCGCTTATCCTCCGTTCGATTGCACTATTATTCACAACATTGACTGATTTCGTCAAGCGGAGGCACCGCTCGCCTCGGAAACTATGATCCGATTGACGCCTGAAACGTTGCGAATTTGTCTCCATTGATCCAAAATATCTCTGTTTCCAGATAGGGCGGTTTCAATCCGAGCCGCGTCGGGGTGGTCATTCGTCACCCGCAAGTCACCATCAGACGGGACCGCTAACTCGACGGGTGGGTTCGCGGCGATCCCAATCGATTCGAGTTCTTTTCTCACCGCCTCCGAGAAGTCGTTAATCATGCTTTGCAGCTTACCCTCACTTGGCCGTTGAGTATGGGCAAAGGAGGATTCGACTGCATCCGTTTCGGCGGCATGATTCGAAGACGGTCCCTGGAGGACTTGCTCAAAACGATCGATCGTTTTCTCGACACCCCCCACGACCTCGCCGGCCACACGACCTACAACCTGCGAACCTAACGAAGCAGCTTGCATTGCCAAACGCGCGGATGTAATCGGTGAAATCAAAAGTATCTCGACAACTCAAGAGGACAAGAGGCTACGAAAAGAACCCCTAGTGTTTGTGTTCGGTATTGAAGCCGAATGCCTTTAGCCAAGATTCCCACTTGTGTGCTTCATCATGCGTATCGAGCTTCAATGTGTGCCATTCTTTGCAGCGATACTTCAAGTCGATATGGCCATTGTGTTCGGATCGCTCGACTTCGCATTTGAGTTTTTTGAGCGTCTTTTCGATCGTATCCGCCTTGGCTTCGTCATGAATATGTTTTGCTTTCCACTCTGGACATTGGTAGCGAACGGTCTCATCCGCGGTAGCCAAACCAGACGACAAAAGCCCAAAAGCGGCAGCCATCAATAAAATGCGAAACATGAACGGTCCTCGATAGGTTGATTTTGAAAGGGAGTGTTGACTCAATAATCGATGTGTTAAAGCATTTTGGGGCATACCGTCAAGGTCTTTGCGAAGTCCAAGGCAAAAAATCGATTGATCAGCCGCCGCCGACAAGCGTGACGAGTTCCACTTCATCACCGTCATTAATCATCGTCGTTGCATAATCCTCGCGGACAACGACGTCCGCGTTGACTTCAACGGCTAAATAGTTTGGCGGCACTTCGATGGTGTTGAGCATTTGTTTGACGCTCATCGTCGTTTCGATTTCAACGGGTTGACCGTTGACGGTAATGCTTATCATTGGGAATTGCCCTGGTATCTAGGCTGGTATCTAGGCTTTACCTTCATCAAACGCCGCGTCAAATGCGATGTTGCTGGGGGCAAAGTCGAGTTTCTTGGTAAATTCACATGCTTCCTTCGCACCGAAACAACGTTCCATGCCACAGTCTTCCCATTCGATCGAGAGGGGGCCGGCATATTCGATTTCGTTCAACGCTCGAATGATTTCTTCGAAATTCACTGCTCCTCGACCTGGGCTGCGGAAATCCCATCCTCGGCGTGAATCACCAAAATTCAAGTGGCTGCAATTGATCCCGCTGCGACCATCCAAAGTAACAATCGCGTCTTTGATGTGAACGTGGTAAATTCGATCGGGGAAGGCTCGAATGAATTCAACGGGATCGACTCCCTGCCAAATCAAATGACTGGGATCAAAATTGAAGCCAAACTCTTTTCGATGATCGAGTGCTTCGAGGGCCTTTTGTGCGGTGTAGATATCGAAGGCGATTTCGGTGGGATGAACTTCCAGGGCAAAATTCACTCCGCATTCGCCAAAAACATCCAAAATCGGGTTGAAGCGGTCTGCTAACAAGGCAAAACCGTCATCGATCATGCTCGGTGGCACCGGGGGGAATGAATACAGTAAGTGCCAAATGCTACTGCCGGTAAACCCGTTGACCACGCCGACGCCAAACTTTTGAGCTGCGCGGGCGGTTTGCTTCAGTTCTTCACATGCTCGCTCATTGACACCCTGGGGATCACCGTCGCCCCAAACGCAATCGGGCAAAATCGCTTTATGACGCGCGTCAATGTTGTCCAAAACCGCCTGGCCGACCAAGTGAGCGCTAATCGCATGGCATTGCAACCCGGTGTCGTCAAGCAATTGCCGTTTTTTTTCGCAGTAATCGTCTTCTGCCATCGCGCGATCGACTTCAAAGTGATCGCCCCAGCAGGCTAATTCGATGCCATCATAGCCAAACTCGGCAACCATTGGTGCTAATTCGGAGAGGGGAAGGTCGGCCCATTGGCCAGTGAATAGTGTGACAGGTCGCGCCATTGCAGTTGTCTCCGTAAGGAATCGAAAGGTGGGATTGGGTCAACGTATGGCTCCCATTGTGCCGTTCTATTGGATCGTATGCAACGGTCCATCGCAATGGAATGTTTATCCGTAGCTTTCTGCTTATTTCGACTGTAGCGATTGTAGCGATATCGACGATAAAACCCATGGAACGGATTGTTTCGTCGTCAAAGTTGACAAAAAGGTCGACCATCCTGACCACGAGTTTGATTCGCTTAAGGAACGCTTTGTCCGATATGGGGTCTGACCCAATAGCGACAAGCTAAAAAAACTGTTGATAAAACGAAAGTCCAATCAAGGGTCAGACCCCTTTTTGGACAAAGCCTAGGAAAGGTGCTCGCGAATGCGACATGTTACATTATCTGCTGTTGCCGCCCTTTGGCTCACTGTGGGATTTGCGTCAGCAAACGTGATGGCCGAAACATCGGGCAGGCCGGAACTGAGGAAGCTCAATATTCCCGGTTCCCAAGTTCAAGCAATTGCCACAAGGTTGAGCATCCGATATCGAGAGGTTCCCGGTATCACTATCTCACCTGATGCGCCCAACCACCAATTGGTGGTAATGGCCCCCGCGTCTGCACAACAGCAGATTGCGGCGGATGTTCAAACATTGTTGTCATCGTCGACCGTTCGTCAGGCATCGGCGTTGGGTCCCGTCAAAGTCCAATTGCATCATCGTTCGTGGGCTCAGTTTGAGGACGACCTCAAACAGATCGCTGGCACACCGCTGCCGATCACCACCAGCCGCAATGGCGAGCGAGCATCCTTCCAGCTTCATGCGACGCCGCTTCAAGGCACTACCGTCGAAGTCGATCGCCGAAACAATCAGGTTACGGTAACGGCCCCGAACAGTGCACAAGCGGGATGGCGAGAGGTTATCGAAACGATCGATTCGCCAGCAAAACGCCAGTCAGACGTGATGAGACTCTTTCGCTTTGAAAATGCGGAAGCGGCACCGGTACAGCGTGCGATTCGCATCCTGGCTGACCTCGAAGCCAACGGCTCAGCCAACGGTCACTTGACTCCGGTAGATGCCAACAATTCATTGACCAATGCACTGTTCCAACAGGATGCAGCAGCTGGGAATTCGACACCAGCCCCACAAGCCAGCACGGTTCCGAACATCGAGGGCGAAGTGACCGAAGAGGTTACCATCGGTGGCAGTGGAGTGATTGGTGATACGCAAATTCAGTTCGTTCCCGAACTCGGTACAATCATCATCCGTGGTGCTAAACGAGACGTGCAACGTGTCATGGATGTCATCAAGGAAATTGAAAAGCAAAGCGAAGTCACTCGGCCCGATATCGAGGTGGTCGAGTTACAACATGCCGATTCGAATGCGGTCGCCACCTTATTAGCACAACTCTACAGCGATGTGTTGTCGGCTCGTCAAGGCGAAGTCAGTATCACAGCGCTCGATGCGCCAAATGCCTTGCTATTGATCGGACGAACCGAAGCGATCAACAACGTTCGCGATTTGATTGCCAAAGTGGATCAGCCGATCGATAGTGCAAGCCGACTCAGGATTTTCCGGTTAAAGCACGCATCGGCTTCGGATGCAGAGGAAACAATCCGAGGATTCTTCACGGTTCGTCCAGGCGAGGATGACGAGTTGCGGCCTGCCTTGGGAACGCGTGTTCGCATTTTGGCTGACTACCGAACCAATTCATTGATCGTTGCTGCGGCACCTCGCGACATGAGTGAAGTGATCCGATTGATCAACGAGTTGGACGTTCAAAATGTATCGGCCAAGAGTGAAATCAAGATCTTCCCGCTCAACAACGCGATCGCCGAAGACTTGGCTCCCATCATCCAGGAAGCGATTAGCGGTGAAAGCGACTTTGACGGCGACGGAAACATTACACCACCTTCCTCAAGCGTGTCGATCGTTGCACTCGATGCAGAGGGTGGCCGGGTTTTGGATTCAGGTATTCTGGCCGGTTCCGTTGTAACCGCCGATCCCGGAGCGAACTCGATCGTTGTACGTGCTCCTGCGAACAGCATGGCGCTTATCGCCGAGCTGATAAGCCAATTGGACCGAGCACCCGGAATCGATTCACTCGTGAAAGTATTCACCATCGAAAACGGCGATGCGACGCAATTGACGGCAGCTTTAGAACAGTTGTTTGGTACCGAAGCGGCAACGAGTGGAACCAGCGTGGGAGCCGGCAACTTGGGCGGCCTTCCTTCGACGACAAGCGGTAGCGAAAGCTCGCTCGTTCCATTGCGGTTCAGTACCGATTTGCGTACCAACAGTATTATCGCCAGCGGTTCTGGAGATGATCTGGAAGTGGTCGAGAGCATTCTACTGAGACTCGATACCGAGGGCTTTTCCGAACGGATTACCGAAGTGATTTGGCTGCGACATCAAAATGCTGAAAATATCGCTGCTGCGATCCAAGACTACGTTTCACAGCGTTCGACTCGTCTGAACACGATCCAACAATTTCAACAAGGCGGTCTCGGTCCGTTTGACCTTCCCGATCGCGATTTGATTGTTGTTGCGGAACCCGTCAGCAATAGCTTGCTGCTTAGCGTTTCACCTCGACTGTATG includes the following:
- a CDS encoding secretin N-terminal domain-containing protein, which produces MRHVTLSAVAALWLTVGFASANVMAETSGRPELRKLNIPGSQVQAIATRLSIRYREVPGITISPDAPNHQLVVMAPASAQQQIAADVQTLLSSSTVRQASALGPVKVQLHHRSWAQFEDDLKQIAGTPLPITTSRNGERASFQLHATPLQGTTVEVDRRNNQVTVTAPNSAQAGWREVIETIDSPAKRQSDVMRLFRFENAEAAPVQRAIRILADLEANGSANGHLTPVDANNSLTNALFQQDAAAGNSTPAPQASTVPNIEGEVTEEVTIGGSGVIGDTQIQFVPELGTIIIRGAKRDVQRVMDVIKEIEKQSEVTRPDIEVVELQHADSNAVATLLAQLYSDVLSARQGEVSITALDAPNALLLIGRTEAINNVRDLIAKVDQPIDSASRLRIFRLKHASASDAEETIRGFFTVRPGEDDELRPALGTRVRILADYRTNSLIVAAAPRDMSEVIRLINELDVQNVSAKSEIKIFPLNNAIAEDLAPIIQEAISGESDFDGDGNITPPSSSVSIVALDAEGGRVLDSGILAGSVVTADPGANSIVVRAPANSMALIAELISQLDRAPGIDSLVKVFTIENGDATQLTAALEQLFGTEAATSGTSVGAGNLGGLPSTTSGSESSLVPLRFSTDLRTNSIIASGSGDDLEVVESILLRLDTEGFSERITEVIWLRHQNAENIAAAIQDYVSQRSTRLNTIQQFQQGGLGPFDLPDRDLIVVAEPVSNSLLLSVSPRLYEDVRRLIDKLDRRPPMVLIKVLLAEVRLGDFFEIGGEVGLQDSMMFDRGVASGAIPGAGASSDPGFLFNGNGTPNVNSFGQENVAGRGLSSFGVGASNGSLGYGGFVLSAASESVSLLLRTLQDSERLQILSRPQIMTMDNTEGFVQVGRQIARVTGVINNGISGTQVVTEDIEVGLIMNVRPRVGADGLIVMDIDATRSARDENSGTTIPTGDGGTVTIDDILRTTAQSTVASYSGQTVIFGGLIQKVRTNQSRRVPYLADIPLLGYFFKYDREFEERSELLIVMTPMLVTGEEDLEYVKTVESSRMSWCLADVVEMHGDVGLSGGYGLWGPTTGGTIYPDLQPTVDQFETSTYPEDAYAPEYSAPSVILNDSNSSVPSGAIDAGVMNRPSGTVPSSQPYHEYQDNGMYTAPSSSGIPVPAEASGQRMNPFPNGSSSQGSGELLAPPVQNPNPLDQSNAAKPSALSQATWQEVIQKPKSAAPVRLGASGN